Proteins co-encoded in one Garra rufa chromosome 7, GarRuf1.0, whole genome shotgun sequence genomic window:
- the LOC141338896 gene encoding RNA-binding protein 20-like: MSGDFEVHCENEMEFFALPYLFESNTSGEKLDNKSAPLVGAHAGVGQNLLLSPASLQLAQLQAQLTLHRLKLAQTTNTAAAATVLNQVLSNVAMSQPLFNHLRGSSMAQAHSGAFPPPPIAFPPPNAALGQLVGSGFATNPTGIRPTNYSGVSNQKASQHNDFGKKAGTYSTDTDRRLQFGYLGGASVVTSKTCDGGAQYGGASTQPRNNVHSNFQRDFYSSEAPVQQTGFMGGSNEQNLGSKDQWKGPINLGKMDIGTGTASGGWAPPGPGFVAQRAELYNPEEPTADPKFNSTCGPGIGPPLGQQAGFQQQPQVPQSEEGVTLQLQPHQFNDYHGIIPSHLPHQCTICEKKVYNLKDWDQHVKGKLHLQNCSLYTESPTLGAVHFPVSSEGCLNMALSNTMAYTSAASQDVSTGSASYLPATAMKSFPLAGAGFTSHQVGAKTASLSGMACLWDKGQNNLFIHVWVETGPIEMVLTAITQLYPTTGNERRTDPMRELRM, from the exons ATGTCGGGTGATTTTGAAGTTCActgtgaaaatgagatggagtttttcgccctaccctacctttttgaatcgAA TACCTCTGGAGAAAAGCTTGATAACAAGTCTGCTCCTCTGGTTGGTGCTCATGCTGGAGTGGGTCAGAACCTGCTGCTGAGTCCTGCCAGTCTTCAGCTGGCTCAGCTCCAGGCCCAGCTCACCCTACACCGCCTCAAACTAGCCCAGACCACCAATACTGCCGCCGCAGCCACTGTCCTAAACCAGGTTCTTTCCAATGTGGCCATGTCTCAACCTCTCTTCAACCATCTCCGGGGTTCCAGCATGGCCCAGGCTCACAGTGGGGCCTTTCCGCCTCCACCCATAGCCTTCCCACCACCAAATGCTGCACTGGGACAACTGGTTGGTAGTGGCTTTGCCACAAATCCCACTGGAATCAGGCCCACTAACTACAGTGGGGTGTCCAACCAAAAAGCAAGCCAGCACAATGATTTCGGAAAAAAGGCTGGAACGTATTCAACAGACACAGATCGCCGCTTGCAGTTCGGATATCTGGGAGGAGCTTCGGTGGTTACTAGTAAAACATGTGATGGTGGAGCACAGTATGGTGGAGCTTCTACACAACCCAGAAACAACGTCCACAGTAATTTTCAAAGAGACTTCTACTCCTCGGAGGCACCAGTACAACAAACTGGTTTCATGGGAGGAAGCAACGAGCAGAATCTAGGATCTAAGGATCAATGGAAAGGTCCGATTAACTTGGGGAAGATGGATATAGGTACAGGAACTGCTTCTGGTGGTTGGGCACCACCTGGACCAGGGTTTGTGGCTCAGAGAGCAGAGTTGTACAACCCTGAGGAACCCACAGCAGATCCAAAGTTCAACTCAACATGTGGTCCAGGGATCGGCCCACCCCTTGGGCAACAAGCAGGATTTCAACAGCAGCCGCAGGTTCCCCAGAGTGAAGAAGGGGTGACCTTGCAATTACAACCCCATCAGTTCAACGACTATCACGGGATAATACCTTCGCACCTTCCCCATCAGTGCACCATTTGTGAGAAGAAGGTTTACAACCTGAAG GACTGGGACCAGCATGTGAAGGGCAAGTTACATCTCCAGAACTGTTCGCTCTACACCGAAAG CCCGACGCTCGGAGCGGTGCACTTTCCAGTGTCGTCTGAAGGATGTCTCAACATGGCATTGAGTAACACTATGGCGTACACGTCGGCTGCCAGTCAAG ATGTTTCAACTGGAAGTGCTTCATATTTGCCTGCCACAGCCATGAAGTCATTTCCTCTCGCAGGGGCGGGATTTACTTCGCACCAAGTAGGGGCAAAG ACAGCATCATTGTCGGGAATGGCGTGTCTGTGGGATAAGGGTCAGAATAATCTCTTTATACATGTGTGGGTGGAAACAGGCCCCATAGAGATGGTTCTCACAGCCATAACACAACTCTATCCCACCACAGGAAATGAGAGGAGGACAGACCCCATGAGAGAGCTTCGGATGTGA